In Entomomonas moraniae, one DNA window encodes the following:
- a CDS encoding LysR family transcriptional regulator has translation MSRLFKDFQLSSIEHFCLTVEKGSFTAAANMIGITPAAVSRSIARIEARLGVRLFVRSTRHLRITSFGQVYYEQCRQALNQLNDAELTIKNAQGSLHGLIRVSAPTPFTHFRLIPFLLFFQEKFPNIHIDIHSSNRNIIFSEDNFDIAIRGQEPKDSNLIARKLEDSALIVVATPNYLKNMGVPVILDDLKKHNCIEFELPSTGRKVLWHFCEKGKPIELEIKGNFTVLDDFLATNELVKNHAGLMQVYRFSVEKELKSGELIEVLKDFNGATRPFFLLYPHAKYLPLCVRLFIDNLIEYINTKDHDLFMSV, from the coding sequence ATGTCTCGTCTTTTTAAAGATTTTCAATTAAGTAGTATCGAACATTTCTGCCTAACTGTTGAGAAAGGAAGTTTTACTGCTGCTGCAAATATGATAGGTATAACACCGGCAGCTGTTAGCAGGTCAATAGCTCGTATAGAAGCTAGACTAGGCGTTCGTTTATTTGTAAGATCCACACGGCATTTACGTATTACATCTTTCGGGCAAGTTTATTATGAGCAATGCCGACAAGCCTTAAATCAGCTAAATGATGCAGAGCTTACTATTAAGAATGCCCAAGGCTCTTTGCATGGCTTGATTAGGGTAAGTGCGCCAACTCCGTTCACTCATTTTAGACTAATACCCTTTTTATTATTTTTCCAAGAAAAATTTCCAAATATCCATATTGATATACATTCAAGTAATCGTAATATAATTTTTTCAGAAGATAACTTTGACATAGCAATTAGGGGGCAGGAACCTAAAGACTCTAATCTGATAGCAAGAAAGTTAGAGGACTCGGCATTAATAGTTGTTGCTACACCTAATTATTTAAAAAATATGGGAGTCCCAGTTATTTTGGATGATTTAAAAAAACATAATTGCATTGAGTTTGAATTACCTAGTACTGGGCGTAAAGTATTGTGGCATTTCTGTGAAAAAGGAAAACCAATAGAATTAGAAATAAAGGGTAACTTTACTGTTCTTGATGATTTTTTAGCAACTAACGAATTAGTAAAAAATCATGCAGGCCTCATGCAAGTTTATCGTTTTTCAGTAGAGAAAGAATTAAAAAGTGGTGAACTGATAGAGGTTTTAAAAGACTTCAATGGAGCAACACGTCCATTTTTTTTATTATATCCGCACGCTAAATATCTACCCTTGTGTGTAAGGTTATTTATTGATAATTTAATAGAATATATAAATACTAAAGATCATGATTTATTCATGAGTGTGTGA
- a CDS encoding SDR family NAD(P)-dependent oxidoreductase: MSISNKTVIITGAAGGLGSALVKAYLELDYNVVANGLNITNLEVMAARLENPNNLLLIQGDIGKPETSKKLFDKAIQHFNKVDILINNAGIFIAKPTTDYTEEEINTIINTNLKGFIYPSQAAANHMINSGSGHIINITASIAIQPNAKLPALLPVLVKGGINQATRALALELSPSNIQVNAIAPGVIDTPLHTINNRQDKESLAKMSPMEKIGNPQDIVDAALYLTKSKFVTGTTIAVDGGASAGVW, from the coding sequence ATGAGTATTTCAAATAAAACAGTTATCATTACTGGTGCTGCGGGTGGGCTAGGCTCTGCCCTAGTGAAAGCATATTTGGAGCTAGATTATAATGTTGTGGCTAATGGTCTTAATATTACCAATTTAGAGGTAATGGCAGCCCGTTTGGAAAATCCTAACAACTTACTTCTTATTCAGGGGGACATAGGTAAGCCAGAAACATCAAAAAAATTATTTGATAAAGCGATACAGCATTTTAATAAAGTGGATATATTAATCAATAATGCGGGAATATTTATTGCGAAACCTACCACTGATTATACCGAAGAAGAAATAAATACCATTATCAATACTAATTTGAAAGGCTTTATCTACCCATCACAAGCAGCTGCTAACCATATGATTAATAGTGGCTCAGGTCATATTATTAACATAACTGCATCAATTGCTATTCAGCCTAATGCAAAGTTACCTGCATTATTGCCTGTGTTAGTAAAAGGAGGGATAAACCAAGCCACTCGCGCATTGGCTCTAGAACTATCCCCATCAAATATACAAGTTAATGCAATTGCTCCAGGTGTTATTGATACTCCCCTTCATACTATTAATAATAGGCAAGATAAAGAAAGCTTAGCTAAGATGTCACCTATGGAAAAAATAGGAAATCCTCAAGATATAGTTGATGCAGCTCTCTACTTAACGAAAAGTAAATTTGTAACAGGAACTACCATAGCAGTAGATGGAGGTGCTTCAGCAGGCGTTTGGTAG
- a CDS encoding LysR family transcriptional regulator yields MNDIRSLDLNLLKALDALLDERNVTRAAARLALTQPAVSNMLNKLRTKFNDPLFVRAQHGLIPTDRALALEKPVKRILCSINDLLQPIDFDPKKLQTTFKIAANDHDMQTIGLPFVLTLKKQSPLVKVSFLSFHQLDIHTMLERGDLDLILIDPVNSPESLHSRILYNERYVCIMRKGHPAIKNDAITLDKFCEYEHVLVSYMGGMFEGVTDEALAKVGRTRNVSLSVTSFLLLPSILKHSDFIAVVPKRLTCHMKDLAIMEPPVNVSGYTKIMAWHDRTHNNPIQQWLRNLIYLQFNGEKTE; encoded by the coding sequence ATGAATGATATTAGATCCCTTGATCTTAATTTATTAAAGGCATTGGATGCATTACTTGATGAGCGTAATGTGACTCGGGCAGCTGCTAGACTAGCATTAACACAGCCTGCTGTGAGTAATATGCTAAATAAGTTGCGTACGAAATTTAATGATCCTCTATTTGTGCGTGCACAACATGGGCTGATTCCAACCGATAGAGCGTTAGCTTTAGAAAAGCCAGTAAAGCGAATTTTATGCAGTATTAACGACTTATTACAACCTATTGATTTTGATCCCAAGAAGTTACAGACGACTTTTAAAATTGCTGCAAATGATCATGATATGCAAACAATTGGACTACCGTTTGTATTGACACTAAAAAAACAGTCCCCGCTTGTTAAAGTCTCTTTTTTATCTTTTCATCAACTAGATATTCACACTATGTTAGAACGAGGGGACTTGGATTTAATTTTAATTGACCCTGTGAACTCTCCTGAATCGTTACATAGTCGAATTTTATATAATGAGCGTTATGTTTGTATAATGCGTAAAGGTCATCCTGCAATTAAAAATGATGCGATAACATTAGATAAGTTTTGTGAGTATGAGCATGTTCTTGTTTCCTATATGGGTGGGATGTTTGAAGGTGTAACGGATGAGGCATTAGCAAAGGTGGGGCGTACCAGAAATGTTTCTTTATCTGTTACTAGTTTTTTATTATTGCCCAGTATCTTAAAGCACAGCGATTTTATAGCTGTCGTTCCTAAGCGGTTGACTTGTCATATGAAAGACTTAGCAATTATGGAACCTCCTGTAAATGTTAGTGGATATACTAAAATAATGGCGTGGCACGACAGAACGCACAATAATCCAATACAGCAATGGCTAAGAAACCTTATTTATCTTCAATTTAATGGTGAAAAGACAGAATGA
- a CDS encoding NADH:flavin oxidoreductase/NADH oxidase: MAKLRHLTTPYTIKNLSLKNRIVMPPMCQYQAKEGMPNDWHFVHYASRAVGGVGLIIIEMTNILPNGRISPNCLGLWNDAQRDQFKRIVDIVHKNGSKIAIQIAHAGRKALGEENVVSSSEMIYEGSADAGDGKWAYKKPRALSKEEIHQYIQAFQDSVKRAVEAGFDAIELHGAHGYLIHQFYSPKLNQRTDEYGQDKMLFGEQVIKAAKAVMSASMPLIIRISAQEYGKDGFDLAYGCEVAKRFAEAGVDMIDVSGGGDGQLDPQHTPVFNAGYQVYLAEAVKKATNLPVIAVGMLEDAQVADHVLNSKNIELVAIGRALLRDPYWLLNAQYNQVAKDNNGVEFVPESYKGSFL, translated from the coding sequence ATGGCTAAACTACGCCACCTTACGACGCCCTATACAATTAAAAACTTATCACTTAAAAACCGCATTGTTATGCCTCCTATGTGTCAATATCAAGCTAAAGAGGGTATGCCTAATGACTGGCATTTCGTTCACTATGCTTCACGTGCAGTTGGTGGGGTTGGGCTAATTATTATTGAAATGACAAACATTTTACCTAATGGCCGTATATCCCCCAATTGTTTAGGATTATGGAACGATGCACAACGTGATCAATTCAAACGCATAGTGGATATTGTTCATAAAAATGGAAGTAAAATAGCCATTCAAATTGCTCATGCGGGACGAAAAGCGCTGGGCGAAGAAAACGTTGTTTCTTCTTCTGAAATGATTTATGAAGGTAGCGCGGATGCTGGAGATGGAAAATGGGCCTATAAAAAGCCCAGAGCGCTTTCTAAAGAAGAGATCCACCAATATATTCAAGCATTTCAAGACTCAGTAAAAAGGGCCGTTGAAGCAGGTTTTGATGCCATCGAACTTCATGGAGCTCATGGTTATTTAATCCATCAATTTTATTCCCCAAAACTTAATCAACGAACTGATGAGTATGGGCAAGATAAAATGCTATTTGGTGAGCAAGTCATCAAAGCGGCTAAAGCCGTTATGTCTGCTAGCATGCCTTTAATTATTAGAATTTCAGCACAAGAATACGGTAAAGATGGGTTTGACCTTGCTTATGGCTGTGAAGTAGCTAAACGCTTTGCTGAGGCCGGTGTAGACATGATAGATGTAAGTGGCGGTGGTGATGGCCAGCTAGACCCACAGCATACACCTGTATTTAATGCAGGCTATCAAGTATATCTAGCAGAAGCGGTAAAAAAAGCAACCAACTTACCTGTTATTGCCGTAGGTATGCTGGAAGATGCACAGGTTGCTGACCATGTATTAAATTCAAAAAATATAGAACTAGTGGCTATAGGACGAGCTTTATTACGTGATCCTTATTGGCTTTTAAATGCACAATACAATCAGGTGGCTAAAGATAACAACGGTGTTGAATTTGTGCCTGAATCCTATAAAGGCAGTTTCTTATAA
- a CDS encoding helix-turn-helix domain-containing protein: MTASYCDGVVSRKQLLDLTREVGRDCHVIDKLNPQETPIFKGQFNLIKLRDGLTLHSADGYDDHNLTTQTQINPRIGLMLFLNGQCDACYGERKITLGVKQKKNQVIVPEMVLVSVNRQETFSREAQEGRYLKKIVVAIEPEWLEKGGFDGLEGYQKVTQFFKQHLAVERHLMTPQMRSITEKILNPPDTPAFLKNLYIEGLTLEVVAEAFKALTTDQSIVGRDKLHPYERKRVNKVLELLENSTEIKEVSLDLLAKEVGTTSNTLQRSFRHVMGMTIFDYLRSHKLTQAKNALENNQVNVLEAALLAGYGSAANFSTAFKRQFGVSPNQIKRCYIG, translated from the coding sequence ATGACAGCTTCTTATTGTGATGGTGTTGTAAGTCGTAAACAGTTACTTGATTTAACTCGAGAAGTGGGGCGAGACTGTCATGTGATTGATAAACTAAACCCACAAGAAACCCCAATTTTCAAAGGGCAGTTTAATTTAATTAAGTTAAGGGATGGCTTAACACTGCATAGTGCAGATGGTTATGATGACCATAATTTAACCACACAAACGCAGATTAACCCTAGAATTGGCTTAATGTTATTTTTAAACGGTCAGTGCGATGCTTGCTATGGAGAACGTAAAATAACGTTAGGGGTTAAACAAAAGAAAAACCAAGTAATTGTCCCTGAAATGGTGTTGGTCTCTGTTAATCGCCAAGAAACCTTTAGTCGAGAGGCTCAAGAGGGGCGCTATTTAAAAAAAATAGTAGTAGCTATTGAGCCTGAGTGGTTAGAGAAAGGTGGCTTTGATGGGCTTGAAGGCTATCAAAAGGTAACTCAGTTTTTTAAGCAACATCTGGCGGTTGAGCGACATTTAATGACGCCACAAATGAGAAGTATTACAGAGAAAATCTTAAACCCTCCAGATACGCCTGCTTTTTTAAAGAATTTATACATTGAAGGGCTTACCTTAGAAGTGGTGGCAGAGGCATTTAAAGCGCTAACAACAGATCAATCTATTGTTGGGAGAGATAAATTACATCCCTATGAACGTAAGCGTGTTAATAAAGTATTAGAACTATTAGAAAACAGTACGGAGATAAAAGAGGTTTCGTTAGATCTTTTGGCTAAAGAAGTAGGCACAACCAGCAATACACTGCAACGCAGTTTTCGCCATGTCATGGGCATGACAATTTTTGATTATTTACGCTCTCATAAGCTAACCCAAGCCAAAAACGCCTTGGAAAATAATCAGGTCAATGTATTAGAGGCAGCCTTATTAGCAGGTTATGGCAGCGCGGCTAATTTTAGTACAGCATTTAAGAGGCAGTTTGGTGTATCGCCTAATCAAATAAAACGTTGCTATATAGGATAA
- a CDS encoding alpha/beta hydrolase produces the protein MDLNHLIRIKTPKISHFLLIMLFIIQPISSLSAKTTEIENSHIKQVMLQSKITHQSYALSIYTPNQPAPKKGFPILYLLDGHLTFPLAQKIADNLINENQIKPIIIVGIDYTEQSQWINLRAQDYTPPHNTTITNDPFIKGEANGGGAPLFLSFINKELKPFIEQNFHVNPKQQAIFGHSYGGLFTLYTRFTQPDSFQYYYAASPSIWWDNKVIMQTVDQFMRNTSPSSSIPKFIISVGSLEQTAPDNSPNERKQKLIKRKQVNNATVLANQLNSATPDKLLTAFIIFPDQNHGTVIPLAIEQALMHFFKKSH, from the coding sequence ATGGATTTAAATCATCTTATCCGCATTAAAACGCCAAAGATAAGTCATTTCTTACTCATCATGCTGTTTATAATTCAACCAATCTCCAGTTTATCAGCTAAGACAACAGAGATAGAAAACAGTCATATAAAACAGGTAATGCTGCAATCTAAAATCACTCATCAGTCATATGCCCTCTCAATTTATACACCTAATCAGCCTGCACCTAAAAAAGGTTTCCCAATCCTTTATTTATTAGATGGGCATTTAACATTTCCTCTTGCTCAAAAAATAGCTGATAACCTCATTAATGAGAATCAAATAAAACCTATCATCATTGTCGGCATTGATTACACCGAGCAATCGCAATGGATAAATTTACGTGCCCAAGACTACACCCCACCCCATAACACAACCATAACCAACGATCCGTTTATAAAGGGTGAGGCAAATGGCGGCGGCGCCCCCTTATTTTTAAGCTTTATTAATAAAGAATTAAAGCCTTTTATCGAACAAAATTTCCATGTTAACCCAAAACAACAGGCAATATTTGGCCATTCTTATGGTGGGTTATTCACACTCTACACTCGCTTTACACAACCCGATAGCTTTCAGTATTACTACGCTGCTAGCCCTTCTATTTGGTGGGATAACAAAGTGATTATGCAAACAGTTGATCAATTTATGCGTAATACAAGCCCCTCTAGCTCTATACCAAAATTTATTATAAGTGTAGGTAGTTTAGAGCAAACAGCTCCCGACAACAGTCCTAATGAAAGAAAACAAAAACTGATAAAAAGAAAACAAGTCAACAATGCCACCGTATTAGCTAACCAACTTAATAGCGCTACCCCAGACAAGTTGTTAACTGCATTTATTATTTTTCCCGATCAGAATCATGGAACTGTCATTCCTCTTGCTATAGAACAAGCGCTCATGCACTTTTTTAAAAAAAGTCATTGA
- a CDS encoding TonB-dependent siderophore receptor — translation MHYPKHVNKQNLMFSLITSICLPVMAANSSSPESDETIQLDTLEVLGTAQEELKQAPGVSIITAEDIKKSPPANDIADLLRKQPGVNLTGNSGSGARGNNRQIDIRGMGPENTLILVDGKPVSSKNAVRYGWRGDRDTRGDTNWVPVDQIERVEILRGPAAARYGSGAAGGVVNIITKSTTTEHHGSLTAYQNFPQHKKEGASKRIDFGLSGPLAETLSYRVYGNFNKTDKDDLGINKNHTVGNFITAGREGVRNKDINGLLKWQFTPEQSLEFTAGFSRQGNIYAGDSMNNTASAALQAKREPWIGHETNIMYRQNFAITHRGEWEKLSSMSFFQYEKTRNKRLEEGLAGGPEGSINSDVFRTIELRDLTAHSEVSVPFYIGFDQVLTVGGEWNEQKMDDPFSNTQTTTEGGSVAGISGTNRSTKSSATISSLFIENNMEPFAGTIITPGLRYDHHTVTGSNWSPSLNVSQELTDTLTLKAGIARAYKAPNLYQTNPNYLLYSRGNGCWNGGGSCYLMGNKNLKAETSVNKELGIEYKKDDWVAGITWFRNDYKNKIEAGQNIVGIASGGTGSYVDSDIFKWSNVPKAVVEGFEGNLTIPLHDRLKWSNNFTYMIQSKNKTTGDPLSIIPKYTINSTLDWQTTEALSLQTTATWYGKQKPPKLDYQGKPVGRDGQRQIAPYILIGFSGSYELSKNLRLTAGVNNVFDKRLYREGNSKDAGAYTYNEPGRTYFTSITASF, via the coding sequence ATGCATTACCCTAAACACGTCAATAAACAAAACTTAATGTTTAGTTTAATCACCAGTATTTGCTTGCCTGTTATGGCTGCCAATAGTAGCTCACCCGAGTCTGATGAAACCATTCAACTCGATACACTAGAAGTATTAGGCACCGCACAAGAAGAGTTAAAACAAGCGCCTGGGGTCTCTATTATTACCGCAGAAGATATTAAAAAAAGCCCACCAGCGAACGATATAGCTGACTTACTGCGTAAACAACCAGGCGTTAACTTAACAGGTAACAGTGGCTCTGGTGCAAGAGGGAATAATCGTCAAATAGATATCCGTGGAATGGGACCTGAAAATACATTAATCTTAGTAGATGGCAAACCTGTTTCCTCCAAAAATGCTGTACGTTACGGTTGGCGTGGGGACAGAGATACACGTGGCGATACTAACTGGGTGCCGGTTGATCAAATTGAACGGGTCGAAATTCTGCGTGGTCCAGCGGCAGCAAGATACGGCTCTGGAGCAGCGGGTGGTGTGGTTAACATCATCACCAAAAGTACAACCACAGAACATCACGGTAGCCTAACCGCTTATCAAAACTTCCCACAACATAAAAAGGAAGGTGCCAGTAAACGTATTGATTTTGGGTTAAGTGGCCCTCTTGCTGAAACACTCTCATACCGTGTTTACGGTAACTTTAATAAAACAGATAAAGATGATCTAGGTATTAATAAAAATCATACAGTAGGTAACTTTATTACAGCAGGTCGGGAAGGTGTTCGTAACAAAGATATTAATGGGTTACTTAAATGGCAATTTACGCCCGAACAATCTTTAGAGTTTACCGCAGGTTTTAGCCGTCAGGGTAATATCTATGCAGGCGATAGTATGAATAATACGGCTTCCGCCGCCTTGCAAGCAAAGCGTGAGCCTTGGATTGGTCATGAAACGAATATTATGTATCGTCAAAACTTTGCGATTACTCACCGCGGGGAATGGGAAAAACTATCTTCTATGAGCTTTTTCCAGTACGAAAAAACACGTAACAAACGTCTCGAAGAAGGGCTAGCAGGAGGCCCTGAAGGCAGTATTAACAGTGATGTCTTTAGAACTATTGAGCTACGTGACTTAACAGCTCATAGCGAAGTCAGTGTTCCTTTCTACATTGGGTTTGACCAAGTACTTACGGTAGGAGGAGAATGGAATGAGCAAAAAATGGATGATCCTTTCTCTAATACACAAACCACAACAGAAGGTGGTAGTGTTGCAGGTATTTCTGGCACTAACCGCAGCACAAAATCTTCAGCGACCATTAGTTCATTATTTATTGAAAATAATATGGAGCCCTTTGCAGGAACAATCATAACCCCAGGATTACGTTACGATCACCACACAGTAACAGGAAGTAACTGGAGCCCCTCTTTAAATGTTTCTCAAGAACTCACTGATACTCTGACATTAAAAGCAGGTATTGCCCGTGCCTACAAAGCCCCCAACCTCTACCAAACAAACCCTAACTACTTACTTTATAGCCGTGGTAATGGTTGTTGGAATGGTGGTGGCAGTTGTTATCTGATGGGGAATAAAAACCTAAAAGCAGAAACCAGTGTGAATAAAGAACTGGGTATAGAATATAAAAAAGATGACTGGGTAGCGGGTATTACTTGGTTTAGAAATGATTATAAGAACAAAATAGAAGCAGGCCAAAATATTGTAGGTATAGCCTCTGGTGGTACTGGATCGTACGTTGACTCAGATATATTTAAATGGAGCAATGTCCCTAAAGCTGTAGTTGAAGGATTCGAAGGAAACTTGACCATTCCTTTACATGATCGTCTAAAATGGTCAAATAACTTTACGTATATGATTCAATCAAAAAACAAAACCACAGGAGACCCCCTCTCTATTATTCCTAAATACACCATTAACTCAACACTCGATTGGCAAACAACAGAAGCATTATCATTACAAACGACGGCTACATGGTATGGTAAGCAAAAACCACCTAAGCTTGATTATCAAGGTAAGCCAGTGGGTAGAGATGGACAACGCCAAATCGCACCGTATATTCTGATTGGCTTTTCAGGTAGTTATGAACTATCTAAAAACTTACGCCTAACAGCGGGTGTCAATAATGTGTTTGATAAACGTTTATACCGTGAGGGTAACAGTAAAGATGCAGGAGCTTATACGTATAACGAACCTGGACGCACTTACTTTACATCAATAACCGCTTCATTCTAA
- a CDS encoding sensor histidine kinase translates to MSFRLAAFRQRLIFRGVFLLLILATLSIALVLLTEEKERSYVNYQQVLQKTYAEIMARLRHPTGRLMLLNPQHSRQNKAPLSPLIIPYSAIDFTDRNKALQAVELTGCAAQYKDGSSICAAMGYNPYAGAFIYLVGNYKAHDLVGREPKQRDFENVDHLIIHVNLPEENTRWVVPFEDHSKETEPSKWGRLPGFKTEEDRFTAWSKADRDFRGWIWQNEGCIDPSKLSEKCAKETFFAIRIPVDRFKLNKSNIKQLSWPPIPLNEVKIQLQAFAAGQNRPLFDSNNTEVILPPTLEDISQILTPGETLKIHKLGTTNDTMLTLSSSHQLATTSAWYQGLIKRLPTNSNLSTITLNDVISTPLGQYEIQLTGDTQTVDSVLAVTSYRMAWYVGGMILAIVLAWIAIELGVIRPIVRLTKQAVKLADNMQQSDLKVSLAQLDFSHLKGKDEVGILATVLDHLLQRVKDDLQREAIRAQQERDMWHAVGHEIMSPLQSLMVLHNDKEEASYRYVKRMQQAIQVIYGTASPSEAFTEATLQLGLLNLNEFLVTVADNAGFVNIHNVQFIPYNEPVMVRADEFSLEDTVTHILRNADRYRVADSAIDIHIETTTTMAQIHIYNQGDNIKPELINNIFEYGVSEPSTVEDKSHRGQGLFVAKTYMAKMGGSIQVKNESEGVTFILTLQRQ, encoded by the coding sequence GTGAGTTTTCGATTAGCAGCTTTTAGGCAACGCCTTATTTTTAGGGGCGTCTTTTTACTCTTAATTTTAGCTACCTTGTCCATTGCGCTAGTTTTACTCACTGAAGAGAAAGAGCGTAGTTATGTTAACTACCAGCAAGTGCTACAAAAAACTTATGCTGAGATTATGGCGCGCTTGCGCCATCCTACGGGGCGCTTGATGTTGCTTAACCCTCAGCATAGTAGACAAAATAAAGCGCCATTAAGCCCTTTAATTATTCCTTATAGCGCGATTGATTTTACGGATCGAAATAAAGCGTTGCAAGCTGTAGAGTTAACGGGGTGTGCTGCCCAATATAAAGATGGTTCATCGATTTGCGCGGCGATGGGATATAACCCTTATGCTGGTGCCTTTATTTATTTAGTGGGTAATTATAAAGCGCATGATCTTGTTGGTCGTGAGCCAAAACAACGTGATTTTGAGAATGTTGATCACTTAATTATCCATGTTAATTTGCCTGAAGAGAATACGCGCTGGGTTGTTCCCTTTGAAGACCATAGTAAAGAAACTGAACCAAGTAAGTGGGGAAGATTACCCGGTTTTAAAACAGAAGAAGACCGTTTTACTGCTTGGTCTAAGGCAGATAGAGATTTTAGAGGGTGGATCTGGCAAAATGAGGGTTGCATTGATCCATCAAAGCTTAGTGAAAAGTGTGCAAAAGAAACGTTTTTTGCAATACGCATTCCCGTAGATCGTTTCAAGCTAAATAAATCTAATATAAAGCAATTATCATGGCCACCCATTCCTCTTAATGAGGTAAAGATACAATTACAAGCCTTTGCTGCAGGGCAAAATCGACCATTATTTGATAGTAATAATACAGAGGTAATATTACCCCCTACATTAGAAGATATTAGCCAAATTTTAACACCGGGTGAGACTCTAAAGATTCATAAACTAGGCACAACCAACGACACTATGTTGACACTAAGTTCGAGCCATCAGTTGGCTACAACTTCAGCATGGTATCAGGGGTTAATTAAGCGTCTACCCACTAACAGTAACTTATCTACCATTACTTTGAATGATGTGATTTCCACACCACTTGGACAATACGAAATTCAGCTAACAGGTGATACGCAAACTGTTGATAGTGTATTGGCAGTGACGTCCTATCGAATGGCTTGGTATGTAGGAGGTATGATTTTAGCGATTGTTTTAGCATGGATAGCCATTGAATTAGGAGTTATTCGTCCTATTGTTCGCCTTACAAAACAAGCGGTTAAATTAGCGGATAATATGCAGCAATCTGATCTTAAAGTGAGTCTAGCTCAATTGGATTTTAGCCATTTAAAAGGAAAAGATGAAGTAGGTATTTTAGCTACGGTATTAGATCATCTTTTACAACGGGTAAAAGATGATCTACAACGAGAAGCCATTCGTGCCCAGCAAGAGCGTGATATGTGGCATGCTGTGGGGCATGAAATTATGTCACCACTACAATCACTCATGGTGCTTCACAATGATAAAGAAGAAGCAAGTTATCGTTATGTAAAGCGTATGCAGCAAGCTATTCAAGTAATTTATGGTACAGCCTCACCTAGTGAAGCATTCACCGAAGCTACCTTGCAATTGGGTTTATTGAATCTTAATGAGTTTTTAGTGACGGTTGCTGATAACGCAGGCTTTGTTAATATTCATAACGTGCAATTTATACCTTATAATGAACCTGTTATGGTTCGGGCCGATGAGTTCTCGTTAGAGGATACGGTAACCCATATTTTGCGCAATGCTGACCGTTATCGAGTTGCAGACAGTGCTATTGATATTCATATCGAAACAACCACAACGATGGCACAAATTCATATTTATAATCAAGGTGATAATATTAAACCTGAGTTAATCAATAACATTTTTGAGTACGGTGTTTCTGAACCATCAACTGTTGAAGATAAATCACATCGAGGGCAAGGTTTATTTGTTGCTAAAACCTATATGGCTAAGATGGGTGGCAGTATTCAAGTGAAAAATGAATCCGAGGGAGTGACGTTTATTTTAACCTTGCAGCGCCAATAG
- a CDS encoding response regulator transcription factor, with amino-acid sequence MGSDMVRVAVIEDDIPTSNQLVGWIKIAKPDITVDQWFNRDDAEEALAKEHYDAVVLDIELGRERHAGVALINTINKQTYNTPVLVVSAMPATIYRSIMKALDAWDYLQKTTFEESDFIETFLDILRSSRNKQTDIPTGTLVQDELSLDPLWQRTPLWRGQHINLPLTAQRILANLYENKDQVVSYEDLYKVVKSGRNRDNIRKHVSTIREAFKEIDPDFMGIENVPMRGFRWVSDAVRKS; translated from the coding sequence ATGGGTAGTGATATGGTACGAGTCGCTGTAATTGAAGATGATATTCCAACCAGTAATCAATTGGTGGGGTGGATTAAAATAGCTAAGCCAGATATTACGGTAGATCAATGGTTTAATCGAGATGACGCTGAAGAGGCATTAGCCAAAGAACATTATGATGCAGTGGTATTGGATATTGAGCTAGGTCGTGAGCGCCACGCGGGTGTTGCACTGATTAATACCATTAATAAACAAACCTATAACACACCTGTGCTTGTGGTTTCTGCTATGCCTGCCACTATTTATAGAAGTATTATGAAAGCCTTGGATGCATGGGATTATTTACAAAAAACTACCTTTGAAGAAAGTGATTTTATTGAAACATTCTTGGATATTTTACGTTCATCACGCAATAAGCAAACAGATATTCCTACTGGAACATTAGTGCAAGATGAATTATCCCTTGACCCTTTATGGCAACGTACTCCCTTATGGCGAGGTCAGCATATTAATTTACCTTTAACCGCACAACGAATTTTAGCTAACTTGTATGAGAATAAGGATCAGGTCGTTTCTTACGAAGACCTGTATAAAGTTGTAAAAAGTGGCCGTAATCGCGACAACATTCGTAAACATGTGAGCACTATTCGTGAAGCTTTTAAGGAGATTGACCCTGATTTCATGGGAATTGAAAATGTACCTATGCGAGGTTTCCGCTGGGTTAGTGATGCTGTAAGGAAGTCATAA